A stretch of Peteryoungia algae DNA encodes these proteins:
- a CDS encoding CoxG family protein: protein MDMQGTERIEAPVETVWLALNDPDILKQAIPGCESLEKTSDTTMAAKVVLKIGPIKAKFEGAVELQNLNPPNSYTISGEGKGGLAGFAKGGADVTLTSDGEGATVLTYTVKAEVGGKIAQLGSRLIESTSKKLAGEFFSNFSAAVTAGEGGREA from the coding sequence ATGGATATGCAGGGAACCGAGCGCATAGAGGCGCCGGTCGAGACCGTATGGCTGGCCCTCAACGATCCTGATATCCTGAAACAGGCGATCCCTGGCTGCGAGAGCCTGGAAAAGACGTCCGACACCACGATGGCGGCCAAGGTCGTTCTCAAGATCGGACCGATCAAGGCGAAGTTTGAGGGCGCCGTCGAGTTGCAGAACCTCAACCCGCCCAATTCCTATACGATATCAGGCGAAGGCAAGGGCGGCCTTGCCGGCTTTGCCAAGGGCGGGGCAGATGTGACGCTGACATCCGATGGCGAAGGAGCGACCGTACTCACCTACACAGTGAAGGCGGAAGTCGGTGGCAAAATCGCGCAGCTCGGCAGTCGTCTGATCGAATCGACATCAAAAAAGCTCGCCGGAGAGTTTTTCTCGAATTTCAGCGCGGCCGTGACAGCGGGTGAGGGAGGACGCGAGGCTTGA
- a CDS encoding type II secretion system F family protein, which produces MTEDWAAQMTDPALVIAVLVALAVFGTFYTFAMPYLERGDLNKRMRAVSTERDLIRARERAKLNAEATQSRASLRANNNKSVRNIVERFNLKKALVDVGTVDRLKAAGLRSQNALNMFLVARFLLPFATLALTAFWVFALGNLAEKPPAVRLFATIVGGYVGFYLPNIYISNRIGKRQKSIRRAWPDALDLMLICVESGISLEAAMRRVSDEIGEQSPELAEEMVLTTAELSFLPDRRQALENLGTRTQLDGVKNVVQALIQADRYGTPVAQALRVLAQEGRDERMNEAEKKAAALPPKLTVPMILFFLPVLVAVILGPAGIQVSDRF; this is translated from the coding sequence ATGACCGAGGACTGGGCCGCACAAATGACCGATCCGGCGTTGGTGATCGCAGTGCTGGTGGCGCTCGCGGTCTTCGGCACATTCTACACGTTCGCGATGCCGTACCTGGAACGCGGCGATCTCAACAAGCGCATGCGTGCAGTCTCGACCGAGCGCGACCTGATCCGGGCGCGTGAGCGGGCGAAGCTCAATGCCGAAGCGACGCAGAGCCGCGCATCGCTCCGGGCCAACAATAACAAGTCGGTGCGCAATATCGTCGAGCGCTTCAATCTGAAGAAGGCGCTTGTCGACGTCGGCACTGTCGACCGGCTCAAGGCTGCAGGGCTTCGTTCACAGAACGCGCTGAACATGTTTCTCGTCGCGCGCTTCCTGTTGCCCTTCGCAACCCTGGCACTGACCGCATTCTGGGTCTTCGCACTGGGAAATCTCGCCGAAAAACCGCCTGCGGTCCGGCTCTTTGCGACCATCGTGGGGGGGTATGTCGGCTTTTATCTGCCGAACATCTATATTTCGAACCGTATTGGCAAACGCCAGAAATCGATCCGCCGCGCGTGGCCAGACGCGCTGGACCTGATGCTGATTTGTGTGGAATCCGGTATTTCCCTCGAGGCCGCCATGCGACGTGTATCGGACGAAATCGGGGAACAATCACCCGAACTCGCCGAGGAAATGGTACTCACCACCGCTGAGCTCTCGTTCCTGCCCGATCGGCGCCAGGCGCTCGAAAATCTTGGCACGCGAACCCAGCTCGACGGCGTCAAGAACGTGGTCCAGGCGCTGATCCAGGCGGACCGCTATGGTACGCCTGTCGCCCAGGCACTTCGGGTGCTGGCTCAGGAAGGGCGCGACGAGCGCATGAACGAGGCGGAAAAGAAGGCCGCGGCCTTGCCGCCGAAGCTCACCGTCCCGATGATCCTGTTCTTCCTGCCCGTGCTGGTCGCGGTCATCCTCGGTCCGGCCGGCATCCAGGTGTCCGACCGCTTCTGA
- a CDS encoding type II secretion system F family protein — translation MFGIDPTILAIVLLVAVSTGAVAYGVLYSRIETDKKTASRINRVRAAETDTSQVKAARDRVQEISKRRKSVQDSLKELEKKQQQEKTKKANATSLKAKLVQSGLPVTLPQFYILSAILSLVVLAVTFLTGMPPLVIGGATFVAGLGLPRWIVGFLVGRRQKQFLNEFPNSLDVMVRSIRSGLPLNDAIRMIASDGQEPVKTEFRRIVESQQLGLNVPDAVARMHQTMPLSEVSFFAIVVAIQGQAGGNLSEALSNLSRVLRDRKKMKAKVSALSMEAKASAAIIGALPFIVAFLVYLTSPQYIMILFTDPRGHLILGISAVWMSIGLLVMRNMINFEI, via the coding sequence ATGTTCGGCATCGATCCGACCATTCTCGCCATCGTTCTTCTGGTTGCCGTCTCGACCGGAGCCGTGGCCTATGGCGTGCTGTATTCGAGAATCGAGACCGACAAGAAGACCGCCAGCCGCATCAACAGGGTTCGTGCTGCCGAAACCGATACCTCGCAGGTGAAAGCTGCCCGCGACCGCGTGCAGGAAATCTCCAAGCGTCGCAAATCTGTCCAGGATTCGCTGAAGGAACTGGAAAAGAAGCAGCAGCAGGAGAAGACCAAGAAGGCCAATGCCACCAGTCTCAAGGCCAAGCTTGTGCAATCGGGTCTGCCGGTAACGCTGCCGCAATTCTATATCCTGAGTGCCATTCTGAGCCTCGTGGTGCTCGCCGTGACCTTTCTCACCGGCATGCCGCCGCTGGTCATCGGGGGCGCCACCTTTGTCGCTGGCCTCGGCCTGCCGCGCTGGATCGTCGGCTTTCTCGTCGGCCGTCGCCAGAAGCAGTTTCTGAACGAGTTTCCAAACTCGCTGGACGTGATGGTGCGCTCCATCCGATCGGGCCTGCCGCTGAACGACGCGATCCGCATGATCGCGTCCGACGGCCAGGAGCCGGTCAAGACCGAGTTCCGCCGGATCGTCGAATCGCAGCAGCTCGGCCTCAACGTCCCCGATGCGGTTGCGCGCATGCACCAGACCATGCCGCTCTCGGAGGTCAGTTTCTTTGCTATCGTCGTGGCGATCCAGGGACAGGCAGGCGGCAATCTTTCCGAAGCCCTGTCCAACCTTTCGCGGGTGCTGCGCGACCGCAAGAAGATGAAGGCCAAGGTCAGCGCGCTGTCGATGGAAGCGAAAGCTTCGGCGGCCATCATCGGCGCCCTGCCCTTCATCGTCGCCTTCCTGGTTTACCTGACATCCCCGCAATACATCATGATCCTCTTCACTGATCCGCGAGGACACCTGATCCTCGGCATTTCAGCGGTGTGGATGAGTATCGGGCTGCTTGTCATGCGCAACATGATCAATTTCGAGATCTGA
- a CDS encoding CpaF family protein: MFGKRGNDGFGKGGAGVSTIPAQPPAAAPAARSSTLIEPGSPEVNSRQQVAAPSMQTPSRKKPPRTEDYYDTKSQVFSALIDTIDLSQLAKLDGESAREEIRDIVNDIITIKNFAMSISEQEELLDDICNDVLGYGPLEPLLARDDIADIMVNGAGQTFIEVGGKTIESEIRFRDNSQLLSICQRIVSQVGRRVDESSPICDARLPDGSRVNVIAPPLAIDGPALTIRKFKKDKLTLAQLVKFGAITPEGAEVLQIIGRVRCNVVISGGTGSGKTTLLNCLTGFIDTDERVITCEDTAELQLQQPHVVRLETRPPNIEGEGEITMRDLVKNCLRMRPERIIVGEVRGPEVFDLLQAMNTGHDGSMGTIHANTPRECLSRMESMIAMGGFSLPAKTVREIISGSIDVIIQAARLRDGSRRITHITEVIGMEGDVIITQDLMRYEMDGEDSNGKIIGRHMSTGIGKPHFWDRARYYNEDRRLAAALDSMEQKSKGI; encoded by the coding sequence ATGTTTGGCAAACGCGGAAACGACGGCTTCGGCAAGGGCGGGGCGGGCGTCAGCACGATCCCGGCACAGCCGCCTGCTGCCGCACCTGCGGCCCGTTCCAGCACGCTCATCGAGCCCGGCAGCCCGGAGGTCAACAGCCGGCAGCAGGTCGCGGCACCTTCGATGCAGACCCCGAGCCGCAAGAAGCCACCGCGGACAGAAGATTATTACGACACCAAGAGCCAGGTCTTCTCGGCGCTGATCGACACGATCGACCTGTCGCAGCTGGCCAAGCTCGACGGCGAAAGCGCGCGCGAAGAAATCCGCGATATCGTCAACGACATCATCACGATCAAGAACTTCGCGATGTCGATCTCGGAGCAGGAAGAACTGCTCGATGACATCTGCAACGACGTCTTGGGCTACGGTCCGCTCGAGCCGCTGCTGGCACGCGACGACATTGCCGACATCATGGTCAACGGGGCTGGCCAGACCTTCATCGAAGTCGGCGGCAAGACCATCGAGTCGGAGATCCGCTTCCGCGACAATTCCCAGCTGCTTTCGATCTGCCAACGCATCGTCAGCCAGGTCGGCCGCCGCGTCGACGAATCGAGCCCGATCTGCGACGCGCGTCTTCCCGATGGTTCCCGTGTGAACGTCATCGCGCCGCCGCTCGCGATCGACGGACCGGCTCTCACCATCCGTAAGTTCAAGAAGGACAAGCTGACCCTCGCCCAGCTCGTCAAGTTCGGCGCGATCACGCCAGAGGGCGCGGAGGTTCTGCAGATCATCGGGCGCGTCCGGTGCAACGTGGTCATCTCCGGCGGTACCGGCTCGGGCAAGACGACGCTTCTCAATTGCCTGACGGGCTTCATTGACACCGACGAGCGTGTCATCACCTGCGAAGACACGGCCGAACTGCAGCTGCAGCAGCCGCATGTGGTGCGTCTCGAAACGCGCCCGCCGAACATCGAAGGCGAAGGCGAAATCACCATGCGTGACCTCGTCAAGAACTGCCTGCGTATGCGCCCCGAACGCATCATCGTCGGCGAAGTGCGTGGACCGGAGGTTTTCGACCTTCTCCAGGCCATGAACACCGGCCACGACGGTTCGATGGGCACGATCCATGCGAACACGCCGCGCGAATGCCTCAGCCGTATGGAATCGATGATCGCCATGGGTGGTTTTTCTCTGCCGGCCAAGACCGTGCGCGAGATTATCTCCGGCTCGATCGACGTCATCATCCAGGCCGCCCGTCTGCGCGACGGTTCGCGCCGAATCACCCACATCACCGAGGTGATCGGGATGGAAGGCGACGTGATCATCACCCAGGACCTGATGCGCTACGAGATGGACGGTGAAGACTCCAACGGCAAGATCATCGGACGGCACATGTCGACCGGCATCGGCAAGCCGCATTTCTGGGACCGCGCCCGTTACTACAACGAGGATCGCCGGCTCGCTGCCGCGCTTGATTCCATGGAACAGAAGTCGAAGGGGATCTGA
- a CDS encoding AAA family ATPase, with amino-acid sequence MNAIDYEIGETGGEFRGASESVIAGDVEALRPLPRISIHAFCISDAVHRTMEQCAADRRMARVSMRITHGNVAAAANMFSSTPTPNLIILETDAGPRDLLTELAPLAEVCDPSSRVIMVGRHNDIALYRELIRSGISEYIVAPFTMADMMGSISSIFVDPESEPLGRSIAFIGAKGGVGSSTIAHNCAFGISSLFSTETVLADLDLPFGTANIDFDQDPAQGMAEAVFSPERLDEVFLDRLLTKCGQNLSLLAAPSMLDRGYDYERGTFQPILDVLQRAAPITVLDIPHAWADWTRAVLSDVDEIVITCAPDLANLRNMKNMLDALKKLRPQDKPPHLILNQVGMPKRPEIAPSDFFEPLELEPVAIIPFDAQLFGTAANSGRMISELDGKSPTAETFSQLAHLVTGRATIKKPKKAGLGSLIEKLRKK; translated from the coding sequence ATGAACGCGATCGACTATGAAATTGGCGAAACGGGCGGCGAATTTCGCGGGGCCTCCGAGAGCGTGATCGCAGGCGATGTCGAGGCCCTGCGTCCCCTGCCCCGCATTTCGATCCATGCCTTCTGCATCAGCGATGCAGTGCATCGGACCATGGAGCAATGTGCCGCCGACCGTCGCATGGCGCGTGTCAGCATGCGCATCACGCATGGCAATGTCGCTGCAGCGGCGAACATGTTCTCCTCGACGCCGACGCCGAACCTGATCATTCTCGAAACCGATGCCGGCCCGCGCGACCTCCTGACAGAGCTCGCGCCGCTCGCGGAAGTCTGCGATCCGAGTTCGCGCGTGATCATGGTCGGCCGGCATAACGACATCGCTCTTTATCGCGAACTCATTCGCAGCGGCATTTCGGAATATATCGTCGCCCCCTTCACCATGGCGGACATGATGGGGTCGATATCATCCATTTTCGTCGACCCAGAATCCGAGCCGCTCGGCCGCAGCATCGCCTTCATCGGCGCCAAGGGCGGTGTCGGCTCGTCGACGATTGCACATAATTGTGCCTTCGGGATCTCCTCGCTGTTTTCAACCGAAACCGTCCTGGCGGATCTCGACCTGCCGTTCGGTACGGCCAATATCGACTTCGACCAGGATCCTGCACAGGGCATGGCCGAAGCCGTGTTCTCGCCGGAGCGGCTGGACGAGGTCTTCCTCGACCGCCTTCTGACAAAATGCGGGCAGAACCTTTCGCTTCTTGCAGCACCGTCGATGCTCGATCGAGGCTATGATTACGAGCGCGGGACCTTCCAGCCCATACTCGACGTCCTGCAGCGAGCAGCGCCAATCACCGTGCTCGATATTCCACATGCCTGGGCCGACTGGACGAGAGCGGTCTTGTCCGACGTCGACGAGATCGTCATCACCTGCGCGCCCGACCTCGCCAATCTGCGCAACATGAAGAACATGCTGGATGCACTGAAGAAACTCAGGCCGCAGGACAAGCCGCCGCATCTGATCCTCAATCAGGTCGGCATGCCGAAACGTCCCGAAATCGCGCCATCGGATTTCTTCGAACCGCTCGAACTCGAGCCGGTCGCAATCATACCCTTTGATGCACAGCTTTTCGGCACGGCCGCCAACAGTGGCCGGATGATCAGCGAACTCGATGGGAAATCCCCGACAGCGGAGACCTTTTCGCAGCTGGCGCATCTGGTGACGGGCCGCGCCACGATCAAGAAACCCAAGAAGGCGGGCCTCGGCTCGCTCATCGAAAAACTCCGCAAGAAGTAG
- a CDS encoding CpaD family pilus assembly protein, translated as MASARHSLQRLVLGSVLLGAAAVLAGCGSMKDQMSTSAIPDDYRTRHPIMLSEVEHTLDVPIASGDRKLTMSVQDSIAGFAADYLSASTGTIQVMVPHGSPNSGAASAMRKQIRQVLTTRGVPSNRIIETSYQAEANSNAAPVRISYVAITAMTNPCGEWPEDLQNNTFSNKNYHNFGCATQSNLAAQIANPMDLVTPRDMAPIDATRRSNVIGLYREGSNTATE; from the coding sequence ATGGCATCCGCACGTCACTCCTTGCAGCGTCTCGTTCTCGGCAGCGTCCTTCTGGGGGCAGCTGCGGTGCTCGCCGGATGCGGCAGCATGAAGGACCAGATGTCCACCTCGGCCATCCCGGACGATTACCGGACGCGCCATCCGATCATGCTCAGCGAAGTCGAGCATACGCTCGACGTCCCGATCGCCTCGGGCGACCGGAAGCTGACGATGAGCGTGCAGGATTCCATTGCCGGCTTTGCCGCCGATTATCTGTCGGCATCGACAGGGACGATCCAGGTCATGGTGCCGCATGGTTCGCCGAATTCGGGGGCAGCCTCCGCCATGCGCAAGCAGATCCGCCAAGTTCTGACCACGCGCGGCGTGCCGTCGAACCGGATCATCGAAACTTCCTATCAGGCCGAGGCGAACAGCAATGCAGCGCCGGTGCGGATCAGCTATGTGGCGATCACGGCAATGACCAACCCTTGCGGCGAGTGGCCCGAGGACCTGCAGAACAACACGTTCAGCAACAAGAACTACCACAATTTCGGCTGCGCGACTCAGAGCAACCTCGCCGCGCAGATCGCCAACCCGATGGATCTGGTGACCCCGCGCGACATGGCGCCGATCGACGCGACCCGGCGGTCGAACGTGATCGGCCTCTATCGCGAAGGCAGCAATACGGCAACCGAGTGA
- a CDS encoding type II and III secretion system protein family protein gives MTFTGSPASFPPHGSLFPAAEAAQQTVLRITNAGPGARRTVKLGLNKALVVDLPADAHDILVADPAMADAVTRSSRRIYLFGKTVGQTNIFIFGADGNEIISLDIEIERDIAGLEANLRRFIPQSDIKVEIVSDNIVLTGTVRTPQDAARAQSLAQAFLKGGEATTRNQTASGGDNGGDVAIYAEDRQESQIVNLLTIEGEDQVTLKVTVAEVSRQVLKQLGFSGSVSDGSTGISYANPSNLGNAIDPTGTATISAGIGGLGINTYINAMEQAGVMRTLAEPSLTAISGEAAKFYVGGEFRIAGQQEVTSDEEGTSLERTTETVDYGIELNFRPVVLAPGRISLQIETNVSEPTWESSQVTGNILNQVPGSTYLSIRKREASTTVELPSGGSIVIAGLVQDNIRQATSGLPGLSKVPVLGTLFRSKDFQRNETELVIIATPYLVRPVARGALSRPDDNFNPENDGATFFLNKVNKVYGRRENPVAPGQYHGAVGFIYK, from the coding sequence ATGACGTTCACGGGATCACCGGCATCCTTCCCGCCTCACGGCAGTCTCTTTCCGGCCGCCGAGGCCGCGCAACAGACCGTACTCAGAATCACCAATGCCGGACCAGGTGCTCGCCGTACCGTCAAGCTCGGGCTGAACAAGGCCCTGGTCGTTGATCTGCCGGCAGACGCGCATGACATTCTGGTTGCCGATCCTGCCATGGCCGATGCCGTGACCCGTTCGTCGCGCCGCATCTATCTCTTCGGCAAGACCGTCGGCCAGACGAACATCTTCATCTTCGGCGCCGACGGCAATGAGATTATCAGCCTCGACATCGAGATCGAACGCGACATCGCCGGGCTCGAGGCCAACCTGCGCCGTTTCATCCCGCAATCGGACATCAAGGTCGAAATCGTCTCGGACAATATCGTTCTGACAGGCACGGTGCGCACGCCGCAGGACGCCGCCCGCGCCCAGAGCCTCGCACAGGCCTTCCTCAAGGGTGGTGAAGCGACGACACGGAACCAGACGGCTTCCGGAGGCGACAATGGCGGTGATGTGGCGATTTATGCGGAAGATCGGCAGGAGTCCCAGATCGTCAATCTCCTGACGATCGAAGGCGAGGATCAGGTCACGCTCAAGGTCACCGTCGCGGAAGTGAGCCGCCAGGTGCTGAAACAGCTCGGCTTCTCCGGCAGCGTTTCAGACGGTTCGACCGGCATCAGCTATGCCAATCCGTCCAACCTCGGCAATGCCATCGATCCGACAGGAACCGCCACGATTTCTGCCGGAATCGGCGGTCTCGGGATCAATACCTACATCAATGCGATGGAGCAGGCGGGCGTCATGCGCACGCTGGCCGAACCAAGCCTGACCGCCATTTCGGGCGAAGCTGCCAAATTTTATGTCGGTGGCGAATTCCGGATTGCCGGGCAACAGGAAGTGACGAGTGACGAAGAGGGCACTTCGCTCGAGCGGACGACCGAAACCGTCGATTACGGGATCGAGCTGAATTTCCGCCCCGTCGTCCTCGCACCCGGCCGCATCAGCCTGCAGATCGAGACCAACGTGTCCGAGCCGACCTGGGAATCATCGCAGGTCACGGGCAACATCCTGAACCAGGTGCCCGGCTCCACCTACCTGTCGATCCGCAAGCGCGAGGCATCGACGACGGTAGAGCTTCCGTCTGGTGGTTCGATCGTGATCGCCGGCCTCGTCCAGGACAATATCCGCCAGGCAACCTCGGGCCTGCCGGGTCTGTCAAAGGTTCCGGTGCTCGGTACGCTCTTCCGCAGCAAGGACTTCCAGCGCAACGAGACCGAACTCGTGATCATCGCCACGCCCTATCTCGTGCGTCCCGTGGCACGCGGCGCGCTGTCGCGACCGGATGACAATTTCAACCCCGAGAATGACGGCGCGACCTTCTTCCTGAACAAGGTGAACAAGGTCTATGGCCGTCGCGAGAACCCTGTAGCGCCTGGTCAATACCACGGCGCCGTGGGCTTCATCTACAAATGA
- the cpaB gene encoding Flp pilus assembly protein CpaB translates to MKPARLIILAVAVVAAGMAGLLAMRLSGNQTVIVQDSIVEKEPSIDVLVSAKNLPVGARLDETSMRWMPWPQGSVVDGFITSSTRPDALTELTGVVVRLPVFEGEPLRREKIADSSSRILSALLPSGKRAVSTEISVATGAGGFILPNDRVDVIMVRKGDEDNFLTETILSNVRILAIDQQIEEAPDGSRSVIGTTATLELTPEQTKVMAVAQQMADRLSLALRSVADAQEEDTSAADHLLSGGDGQPTIQVIKSGEVVKSTSSTANSMQ, encoded by the coding sequence ATGAAACCCGCCCGTCTCATCATACTCGCCGTTGCCGTAGTGGCCGCCGGTATGGCCGGTCTCCTCGCCATGCGGCTGAGCGGCAACCAGACCGTCATCGTTCAGGATTCCATCGTCGAGAAGGAGCCGAGCATCGATGTTCTGGTCTCGGCTAAAAACCTGCCGGTTGGCGCGCGTCTCGATGAAACCTCCATGCGCTGGATGCCCTGGCCGCAAGGCAGTGTCGTCGATGGCTTCATCACCTCCTCCACGCGGCCGGATGCTCTGACCGAGCTCACGGGCGTCGTTGTCCGCCTGCCAGTGTTCGAGGGCGAGCCACTGCGCCGCGAAAAGATCGCCGATTCCTCCTCCCGCATCCTCTCCGCGCTTCTGCCATCCGGAAAACGCGCGGTCTCGACCGAGATCTCTGTCGCGACAGGTGCGGGCGGCTTCATCCTGCCGAACGACCGCGTCGACGTGATCATGGTGCGCAAAGGTGACGAGGACAACTTCCTCACGGAAACCATCCTGTCCAACGTGCGTATCCTCGCCATCGACCAGCAGATCGAAGAAGCACCTGATGGCTCCAGATCAGTCATCGGTACGACAGCAACGCTGGAGCTGACGCCAGAACAGACCAAGGTCATGGCCGTCGCCCAGCAGATGGCCGACCGTTTGTCCCTCGCGCTGCGTTCCGTCGCCGATGCCCAGGAGGAAGACACCTCGGCCGCCGACCACCTGCTGAGCGGCGGGGACGGTCAGCCGACCATTCAGGTCATCAAGTCCGGCGAGGTCGTCAAGTCGACCTCCTCGACCGCCAATTCCATGCAGTGA
- a CDS encoding A24 family peptidase, giving the protein MYNAAVFLILPICLVLAALTDFLEMKIPNGIPALLAASFALIIPFSGLELVEIGWHLAAALMVFAICFAFFAFNVMGGGDAKILTASALWFGFNTSLFEFLMFTCYLGGLLTVAVILLRANWDKLETVGMRLPQTLMVAKKVPYAIAIGAAGLLTYPDSPLVQAAIRSTH; this is encoded by the coding sequence ATGTATAATGCAGCCGTCTTTCTCATCCTTCCTATCTGCCTCGTGCTGGCAGCCTTGACGGACTTCCTGGAGATGAAAATCCCGAACGGGATTCCTGCTCTCCTCGCTGCATCGTTTGCGCTGATCATACCGTTCAGCGGCCTCGAGCTCGTCGAGATCGGCTGGCATCTGGCAGCCGCACTAATGGTGTTCGCCATCTGTTTTGCATTCTTTGCTTTCAATGTCATGGGTGGTGGAGACGCCAAGATCCTCACCGCCTCTGCACTCTGGTTCGGCTTCAACACCTCCCTCTTCGAGTTCCTGATGTTCACCTGCTATCTCGGCGGCCTTCTGACGGTTGCAGTGATCCTGCTGCGGGCAAACTGGGATAAACTGGAAACGGTCGGGATGAGGCTGCCCCAGACTCTCATGGTTGCCAAGAAAGTCCCCTATGCGATCGCCATCGGAGCTGCCGGGCTTTTGACCTATCCGGATTCTCCATTGGTGCAGGCCGCTATTCGGAGCACGCACTGA